The Flavobacterium sp. K5-23 genome segment TAATAAGATAGTATGATGTCATACTTATTCTTAATCTAATAAAGGAATTTTCGATTATAGTTTTATTCTTTACATATATCATTTGTAAAGTAAAAAAAATAAAAAAGATTTATGAAAGTGTTTATACCCCATCATAAGGTTTTAAATATTTATTTTGATGAAATAAATAAATATGCAACAATTGATTATATATATGGGAAGCTGGAAGATTATAAACCTAATTATGAGATTGTAAATATTCAGTTTCCTGAAGCTATTTTTGCTTTTAAAGTACCTACAAAAGAACAATTAATTGATTTAGAAGAACTTTTTTTAATCTGGAAAATAAAATCAAAAATTGTTCTAACATTAAATGATATAGAGTCACACTATGATAAAGGTAATAAGTTTAGCACTTTGTTCAAATTATTGTATAAATATGCTGATGGAGTTATTCATTTAGGCAACTACTCATTAAATAAATATCAATCTATTTTTGCAGAAAAATGTAGGCATAAGTTAATTAATCATCCATTATATGATAGCCTTTTGAATACTAAGGAAGTCTTTGATTTTCAAGATAAGTTTAAAGTAGATTTTCAAGATAAATATGTTGTTTCTGCTATTGGTAGTTTTAGGTCAATGGAAGAAGTTAGGCTATTATTGGCAATTTTCAATAAAATTCCTGTAAAAAATAAATTTTTAGTAGTGCCTAATATGCTGCAATTTGTAAAACCTAAATATTTTAGACCCTATCGTTTTAGGAATATTTATAAATATATTTCTGAAAAAATAATTTGCTTCCCTTTAAAAAAGGAACAGTATTTTTTTGACAATCGATTTTTAGAATATGGATATATGACTGATTTAGTTCGGAATTCTTCACTTATTATTATTCCAAGGATTAAAAATTTAAATTCGGGGAATTTATTTCTAGGCTTAACTTACGACAAGCCAATGGTAATACCTAAAATTGGGAATTTAACCGAAGTAGCGGAGTATTTTGATTTACCAACGCTTGATTTGAAAAAGAGAAATTACAATGAAGTTTTGTCGATCGTAACGGATGAAAAAATAAATAAAATTTTCAAAAGTAATGAATATCTAAATAAAAAAGAACAATTTCACCCCAAGAAAATTTCAAAAGAATATGAAAGTTTTTTCAAGACCTTAGGAGGGATATAAAGTGTATTTTTATATTTAAAAATAAATTAGAATGTTAGTATCTGTAATAATACCTTGTTACAATCAAGGAAATTTTTTAAACGAAACCTTAGAGTCTGTTTATAAACAAACATATTCAGACTGGGAATGCATTATAGTTGATGATGGTAGTATAGATAATACTATGGAAATTGCTCAATCATGGGTGTCAAACGACAAAAGATTTAAATATTATAACAAAGAAAATGGAGGTGTAAGTAGTGCAAGAAATTATGGAATAGAATTAGCGCAGGGAGAATTTCTTCAGTTTTTAGATTCAGATGATATTTTGGACATGAAAAAAATCGAAATTTCAATAAATCTATTAAAATTGCCAAAAAATAGTGAAGTACAAATGGTGATTTCTAATTTTAAGATGATTTCATCAGATTCGAAGGAATTTTATCCGGCATTTTGTGAATTGACATACGAATCATTATCATTTGAAAATTTTTTATATAATTTTTTTTCAATTCAAATACAATGCGGTTTCTTTGATGTGAAATTGTTTGAGAGCATAAAATTTCCTGAAAACTTATCAGCTCAAGAAGATTGGGTTGTGTGGGTTCATCTTTTTAAGAATAAGCCCAATTACATTTTTAAAAATTTACCTTTAGCATATTATAGAATTAATCCTACTGGAAGAATGATGACAATGGGTGCAGATGATAATCAGATTAAGGTTTTAGATTCTTTGAAAGAAATACTAACATACCACCAATATCACCAGTTTTCTGTTCATTTAATGAGTAAATACTATGATTCAACAAAACTATTTAGAAATAATTTGACATTAGTAAAAACATCTAACACTTATAAAGCTGGATTAATAATAAAAAAAGTTCTGAATAAAGTTGGGATGTTGAAACTTGCTAAAGAAATTTTCAAAAAAATTCTAAAATTTAAAACAAGATAGCCTGAAAAAATGGTGTTTTTTTTATAAACTTAAGGCAAAATGATCAATGTTTTTAATTT includes the following:
- a CDS encoding glycosyltransferase family 2 protein encodes the protein MLVSVIIPCYNQGNFLNETLESVYKQTYSDWECIIVDDGSIDNTMEIAQSWVSNDKRFKYYNKENGGVSSARNYGIELAQGEFLQFLDSDDILDMKKIEISINLLKLPKNSEVQMVISNFKMISSDSKEFYPAFCELTYESLSFENFLYNFFSIQIQCGFFDVKLFESIKFPENLSAQEDWVVWVHLFKNKPNYIFKNLPLAYYRINPTGRMMTMGADDNQIKVLDSLKEILTYHQYHQFSVHLMSKYYDSTKLFRNNLTLVKTSNTYKAGLIIKKVLNKVGMLKLAKEIFKKILKFKTR